GGTAGGGGTGCTCCTCCAGCGCCGCGAGCACGAACAACTCCTTGGTCTCCATCCCCAGCCTGGCGACGTCCGGGGTGACGTGGGAGATGACCGACATCAGCAGCCGGTAGCTCAGTGACCAGATCTTCGCCGGGTCGATTTTCGACATGGTCCGTTGCGCGGAAAATGGTTCCAAATTAAATAAGTTTAAAGCTGAATCATTTCGGCTTCCCCACGGTAGCACGTTCCCAGGAGCCTTCATGCCTCTCGATCATTATGTGACGCTCGGCCGCTCGGGCCTTCGCGTCAGCCCGCTGTGCCTTGGTGCGATGACGTTCGGTGAAGGCCTCGGCTGGGGGTCCAGCGTCGAGGAGTCCCAGCAGATCATCGACCGGTACATCGAGCTCGGCGGCAACTTCATCGATACGGCGAACTTCTACACGAAGAGCCACTCCGAGAAGATCATCGGAGACCACATCGGACGCCACCCCGCCCGGCGCGACCGCCTGGTGCTCGCGACCAAGTTCAGCGGAAACCTCTACCCGGGGGACCCGAACGGCGGTGGCTCCGGCCGCAAGTCCATCATCTCGGCGTGCGAGAATTCGCTGCGCCGCCTGCAGACGGACTACATCGATCTGTACTGGCTGCATAACTGGGATGTGCACACGCCCATGGAGGAGACGATGGCCGCGCTCGAGGACCTCGTCCGCGCGGGCAAGGTGCGCTACCTCGGCGTCTCCGACACGCCGGCCTGGAAGATCGTCGAAGCCAACATGCTGGCGCGCTTCCGCGGCTGGTCGGCGTTCATCGGACTGCAGATTGAGTACTCGCTGCTGGAGCGCACCGTGGAGCAGGAGCTCGTCCCGATGGCGCGCGAGTTCGGCCTGGGCATCACGCCCTGGTCGCCGCTCAAGAGTGGCGCGCTCAGCGGCAAGTACACGCGCGCGAACGCGGGGAAGCTCAAGGGCGACCGGGGGATGTTCCTGGAGCCATACCTGAACGAGCGGACCTACACCGTCGTGGACGCGCTGGAGGCCATCGCCCGGGCGCACGAGAGCACCGTGGCGCGTGTGGCGCTGGCGTGGGTGCAGGCGCAGCCGGGCGTGACGTCCACCATCATCGGCGCGCGGCGGCTCTCGCAGCTCGAGGACAACGTGAAGGGGGTGGACGTGAAGCTCACCGCCGAGGAGCTGGGGCGCCTCGATGCGCTCACGAAGCCCGCGTTCGGATTCCCGCAGAGCATGCAGCCGATGTTCCCCGCCATCCACAACGGCGGCACGACGGTGAACGGCATCTACGCGCCCGCGTCCCCCTTCGGAATCGAGAAGGGTGAGAAGCCCTACTGACGGAGCGTGAAGCCCAGCGCCGCCGTGAGCTAGGACGGCGTGTCCTCATGCAAGGTCCTGAGGATCGCGCGCAGCTTGTCGGGGTTGCGCGTGACGTAGATGGTGACGATCCGGCCCTCCTCGATGGCGAGGGCCGTGGATTGCCAGACGCCATCGGACTCGACGGTCACGAACCCGGGCAGCCCGTCGATCTTCCCCTCGTACACGAGGCGCGAGGCGTTGGGGCCCGTGCGCTGCAGCAGTCCCGTGACGAAGCGCAGGTTCTTTTCAAGTCCGTAGATGGGATTGAGGGCCGCCTTCGCCTTGCCACCGCCATCGGAGTACAGGACCACATCCTGGGCGAGCAGCGTCTGGAGCACGCCCAGGTCTCCGCTCCGGGTCGCGGTGAAGAACGCCGAGGCCAGCTCGCGGCCCTGCTCTTCCGTCACGGGAAAGCGGGGCCGGGCCTCGCGCACATGGCCTCGCGCCCGGCTCGCGAGCTGCCGGCAGGCGGCGGGGTCGCGGTCGATGGCCCGGGCCACCTCGTCGAAGTCCATGCCGAACACGTCGTGGAGCAGGAACGCGGCCCGCTCCAGGGGGGACAAGCGCTCCAGGGCCATCATCAGGGTCAGCGTCAAGTCATCACCCTCCATGGGCTCGACGATGGGCTCGGGCAACCACGTGCCCACGTACTGCTCGCGCCGGACGCGGGCGGACTTCAGGACGTCCAGGCACAGGCGCGTCACCGTGCGCACGAGCACGGCGCCCGCGTCCCGGACGGAAGCCCGGTCCGTCTGGTGCCAGCGCAGCCAGGCTTCCTGCACCACGTCCTCCGCCTCCGCGGCACTTCCCAGCATCCGGTAGGCGA
The sequence above is drawn from the Archangium gephyra genome and encodes:
- a CDS encoding aldo/keto reductase — encoded protein: MPLDHYVTLGRSGLRVSPLCLGAMTFGEGLGWGSSVEESQQIIDRYIELGGNFIDTANFYTKSHSEKIIGDHIGRHPARRDRLVLATKFSGNLYPGDPNGGGSGRKSIISACENSLRRLQTDYIDLYWLHNWDVHTPMEETMAALEDLVRAGKVRYLGVSDTPAWKIVEANMLARFRGWSAFIGLQIEYSLLERTVEQELVPMAREFGLGITPWSPLKSGALSGKYTRANAGKLKGDRGMFLEPYLNERTYTVVDALEAIARAHESTVARVALAWVQAQPGVTSTIIGARRLSQLEDNVKGVDVKLTAEELGRLDALTKPAFGFPQSMQPMFPAIHNGGTTVNGIYAPASPFGIEKGEKPY
- a CDS encoding sigma-70 family RNA polymerase sigma factor, with the protein product MPPEENSTSRFDPLRPRLLRIAYRMLGSAAEAEDVVQEAWLRWHQTDRASVRDAGAVLVRTVTRLCLDVLKSARVRREQYVGTWLPEPIVEPMEGDDLTLTLMMALERLSPLERAAFLLHDVFGMDFDEVARAIDRDPAACRQLASRARGHVREARPRFPVTEEQGRELASAFFTATRSGDLGVLQTLLAQDVVLYSDGGGKAKAALNPIYGLEKNLRFVTGLLQRTGPNASRLVYEGKIDGLPGFVTVESDGVWQSTALAIEEGRIVTIYVTRNPDKLRAILRTLHEDTPS